In the genome of Phaeodactylum tricornutum CCAP 1055/1 chromosome 20, whole genome shotgun sequence, one region contains:
- a CDS encoding predicted protein: MQRSSSLVLTTESRLRAALWGYFAGDALASPSHWYYGGFPQIKRDYGKIEDYTQPVYELTGSILNKSNLNGGGRRKATSKDQPQSIIGYVINHGKQDLWSPSKSIHYHATLQKGENTLEVQLARVLMKSIVASQGVFNPDHFREAYINFMMTAGSHNDTYASTCHRMFFANLVYGKLPPKDCPDDDGHNVETIDGLVLPTIVALAVGARSNGTLAQAADMASACADVTRKSNVLHQAAGAWGKLVFQSVQPSTLDMKSTLQETAASLGFRKPNGNGRDELTACYLGSAMPALLDSLAKYNPNPDSKSSTWHALLANANTGGENVHRGSCLGAVLGSQEGLERMETVSPQLMTGLHDFESLRVEIDDFVAAVTTSAKATSLK, translated from the coding sequence ATGCAACGCAGCTCCTCGCTTGTCCTGACGACTGAATCGCGCCTCCGTGCCGCCCTGTGGGGATATTTCGCCGGTGACGCCTTGGCATCCCCATCCCACTGGTACTACGGGGGTTTTCCTCAAATAAAACGCGACTATGGAAAGATCGAAGATTATACTCAACCAGTATACGAACTGACCGGCAGTATCCTCAACAAATCCAATCTCAATGGCGGTGGAcgtcgcaaggcaacctCGAAAGACCAGCCCCAGTCGATCATTGGATACGTCATCAACCACGGGAAACAGGACTTGTGGAGTCCTTCGAAGAGTATTCACTACCACGCGACTCTacaaaaaggtgaaaacACTCTTGAAGTGCAGCTCGCTCGTGTCCTGATGAAGAGCATAGTCGCCAGCCAAGGTGTTTTCAATCCAGATCATTTCCGAGAGGCCTACATCAACTTTATGATGACTGCTGGCTCCCACAACGACACCTACGCCAGTACTTGTCACCGCATGTTTTTTGCCAACTTAGTATACGGCAAGCTACCACCGAAGGATTGTCCCGATGATGATGGTCACAATGTCGAAACGATAGATGGTCTCGTACTACCAACTATAGTTGCCTTGGCTGTTGGCGCTCGATCGAATGGTACTCTAGCGCAAGCCGCGGACATGGCATCAGCCTGTGCCGACGTCACGCGAAAAAGCAACGTGCTTCATCAAGCGGCCGGGGCGTGGGGCAAGCTCGTGTTTCAAAGCGTACAGCCATCAACACTCGATATGAAGTCTACGTTGCAGGAAACAGCGGCGTCTCTGGGCTTTCGTAAACCAAATGGTAATGGTCGGGATGAGTTGACGGCTTGTTATTTGGGGTCGGCTATGCCAGCGTTGTTGGATAGTTTGGCCAAGTACAATCCGAATCCGGATAGTAAAAGTTCGACTTGGCATGCCCTTTTGGCCAACGCCAATACTGGCGGTGAAAACGTACACCGTGGATCATGCCTAGGCGCGGTTTTAGGATCGCAAGAAGGCTTGGAACGGATGGAAACAGTGTCACCGCAGTTGATGACAGGACTGCACGATTTTGAATCCTTGCGAGTAGAAATTGacgattttgttgctgccgTCACGACGTCGGCAAAGGCAACTTCGTTGAAATAG
- a CDS encoding predicted protein, translating to MPITTSRNGGEVNHTPSRELALDETSAHAAERSGNRDALSTGPPVSVLDALCRCILIPLVLLSSIIFVALMVVFAALPLAILTFLLEPIPPGILLRALFEGDGDNWPSGTNRASLSQWSREDIQSSLVHRICLGKRNVVELDEGMGCDLRLDKFHRGAVYFELVGGIPADFPGTSRTFYAFSDCIRVFTAKQAEDGIVPERIAEVGLAAGEPPRHGTVDMTVVPHYLHRTSYHHGISTNVLLTPSPYPILDYGDADVTSSRIGENNSYFLPSSSSDDDAQSLDVGPETDAEKLNKRKYAVHGDDTISNDWEDTLSLLERGAYSASALSHSGEDKEKGDRLNAVPPGGYIGALNRQTVTKVASNKIEKKDDQETNGDYPAKEASSFLDKSFEGSLVIVHPREASDGLAGGTDDNSSHAQDCNDCQTSCIGHDDSDCASNECYSNIDSSVASVSNRDTMPVPLKELRDSDDTSQGTSFCCDICLLEFDADWIKRKATCPSCREDYMIESAAGHSSNLPSSQNSVHGNENNT from the exons ATGCCAATCACTACCAGCAGAAATGGCGGAGAAGTCAACCATACTCCGAGTCGCGAGTTAGCTCTAGACGAAACGTCCGCTCACGCCGCTGAGCGGTCCGGTAATCGGGATGCACTCTCGACCGGCCCTCCGGTGTCGGTATTGGACGCTCTCTGTCGTTGCATCCTAATTCCCCTCGTTTTGCTTAGTAGTATCATTTTTGTTGCGCTCATGGTGGTCTTTGCCGCGCTGCCCTTGGCAATTTTGACGTTTCTGCTA GAACCCATTCCCCCCGGTATTCTACTCCGAGCGTTGTTCGAAGGCGACGGTGACAACTGGCCTAGTGGCACCAACAGAGCATCCTTAAGCCAATGGAGCCGCGAGGATATCCAGAGTTCTCTGGTTCACCGAATTTGTTTAGGGAAGCGGAACGTTGTCGAGTTAGACGAAGGAATGGGTTGTGACCTGCGCCTGGACAAGTTTCATCGTGGAGCGGTATACTTCGAACTCGTTGGTGGAATACCAGCAGACTTTCCAGGGACAAGCCGTACATTTTATGCCTTCTCGGACTGTATTCGGGTTTTCACTGCCAAGCAAGCAGAAGATGGGATTGTCCCTGAAAGAATCGCCGAGGTTGGTCTCGCCGCAGGAGAGCCCCCAAGGCATGGTACCGTCGACATGACAGTGGTGCCCCACTATTTACACCGGACCTCGTACCACCACGGTATCAGTACAAACGTACTATTGACACCCTCTCCGTACCCGATATTAGACTACGGCGATGCGGATGTCACCAGTTCTCGTATTGGTGAGAACAATAGCTATTTTCTTCCGTCCTCCAGCAGTGATGATGACGCTCAATCACTTGATGTTGGTCCGGAGACAGATGCCGAAAAATTGAACAAGAGAAAGTACGCAGTACATGGTGACGACACCATCTCGAACGACTGGGAAGACACTCTTTCACTTCTGGAACGAGGGGCTTATTCCGCCAGCGCGTTATCGCACTCTGGTgaagacaaggaaaaagGCGACAGGCTAAATGCTGTCCCGCCAGGTGGATACATTGGGGCCTTGAACAGACAGACCGTGACTAAAGTGGCAAGCAATAAAATTGAGAAGAAGGATGATCAAGAGACAAACGGTGATTATCCTGCGAAAGAAGCGTCGAGCTTCTTAGACAAGAGCTTTGAAGGCTCCCTGGTGATTGTCCACCCACGAGAAGCAAGTGATGGTCTTGCTGGTGGGACTGACGATAATTCGTCGCATGCTCAAGACTGCAACGACTGTCAGACAAGCTGTATTGGTCATGATGATAGTGATTGTGCATCCAATGAATGTTACTCGAATATCGATTCTAGTGTTGCGTCTGTTTCCAACAGAGACACGATGCCAGTCCCATTAAAGGAGCTTCGTGATAGTGACGATACCTCACAAGGCACATCTTTTTGCTGCGATATATGTTTGCTGGAGTTTGACGCAG ATTGGATTAAGCGGAAGGCGACATGCCCATCGTGTCGGGAAGATTACATGATCGAGTCAGCGGCCGGCCACAGCAGTAACCTGCCCAGCAGCCAAAACAGTGTTCACGGCAATGAGAATAACACATAG
- a CDS encoding predicted protein, translated as MYSEEEILMDINVQCIVQAKSQSEQLNHLISFKSRIHTVFSEEQKRATVVVLLRRIVVVGEESEAAFFNCLVACGPILALQVAEEILRQIPSHAVPSALVVDSCLKVIHRFLLTEYHRESFLFDLQFYTSKKAEARVAYLDGFVSRIILLPGLMANACHTCRMDLPKWATPETYVRCIIEHACLYRFVDIPGTEVGKFYLQFLVNFVASRQGGGAIAAGLKCFYTRQLLHTHLDYSLIPRLKTMIATDVLCTMRPQECAELLFCIVQAEVREAYQAKLVLYQYSGVSDFLESMCVPILQSSKVVRDSFVRLTILQYQPPATAIVLDLNMVRSMLTMLLEPKTEEQRNKSETISSFAALLESVASAWSQSTFVDRLSIVRQQRISYFIWNALLLLPGPVDPLSNLTATLLDGVTLRLSCTTPQIRLSGMRVAVELAKKLGEELHFEELDNVGDISSELGVEMLNEAEEIFPKDGHAGEQSRLQIPKTLIDPDAEYFSDDSESGENVGKSHKEDDDSDWNDLDDHHFYSLDDSEDDLAGVTSPRYLTECLELLRTPESDSLAYHKHKTALLSLPDLVRSRPIDLVDVGESLARELLQMENKFSLDNFETSVSVSVVALLVMDPCSIGSAVVHEVFLDRAFANRQCALHVLSDAAYELSGYQAMENTIDKHRRAIIERTKQGRSLTGGDGIDGAPKTVARADRTRRWGGARRSDDSRAISNRFGRIAPVWFYRLLQGFCQLQNDASLWGGRIGSMLLTELFLTLANIVECCGVQPCGDVLAKDLFQLVWSFRNADVLEVRRVVLLCAAVSFCQVRQQNQPKLIADVTQGTLYTTLRDLELNDPDTECRDLAGFTLYKIKEAVQASLASDFLL; from the exons ATGTATTCCGAGGAAGAGATCTTGATGGACATCAATGTCCAGTGTATAGTGCAAGCTAAGTCACAATCGGAGCAATTGAACCATCTGATCAGTTTCAAAAGTAGAATACATACCGTGTTCTCCGAGGAACAAAAACGAGCTACTGTCGTCGTGCTGCTCCGGAGAATCGTTGTTGTCGGtgaagaaagcgaagcagCTTTTTTCAATTGCTTGGTTGCCTGTGGACCGATCCTTGCCTTACAAGTGGCGGAAGAAATTTTGAGGCAGATTCCTTCACATGCTGTGCCCTCTGCACTAGTCGTCGATTCCTGCTTGAAAGTCATACACCGCTTCCTTCTGACGGAATACCATAGAGAGAGCTTTTTGTTCGATCTTCAATTTTATACTTCGAAAAAGGCTGAAGCTCGAGTAGCGTATCTCGATGGTTTTGTGAGTCGGATTATTCTACTTCCTGGTCTGATGGCCAATGCTTGCCATACTTGTAGAATGGACCTCCCAAAGTGGGCCACTCCAGAGACATACGTACGATGCATCATTGAACACGCGTGTCTATATCGGTTTGTCGACATTCCTGGAACTGAAGTTGGCAAGTTCTACCTTCAGTTCTTAGTGAATTTCGTTGCAAGCAGACAAGGTGGAGGGGCTATTGCTGCCGGCTTGAAGTGCTTTTACACACGGCAACTCCTTCACACGCACTTGGACTATTCACTGATACCTCGGCTGAAAACAATGATAGCCACAGACGTTCTTTGCACGATGCGCCCACAGGAATGTGCTGAACTTCTTTTCTGTATTGTTCAAGCCGAGGTTCGTGAGGCGTATCAAGCAAAGCTTGTTCTTTACCAGTATTCCGGTGTCAGCGATTTTCTAGAATCCATGTGTGTGCCCATCCTCCAATCATCCAAGGTTGTTCGCGACTCTTTCGTCAGGCTTACGATTCTACAATATCAACCGCCGGCAACTGCTATTGTACTCGACTTGAACATGGTTCGTTCGATGCTGACAATGTTGCTCGAACCCAAAACGGAGGAACAGCGCAACAAAAGTGAAACGATCTCATCATTTGCTGCTCTTTTAGAGTCGGTGGCTTCTGCTTGGTCACAATCTACGTTTGTAGACCGTCTCAGTATTGTGAGACAGCAAAGAATTTCATATTTTATATGGAATGCTCTTTTGCTGCTACCTGGGCCTGTCGATCCACTTTCAAATTTGACGGCAACTCTATTGGATGGCGTCACTCTGAGACTATCATGTACCACCCCGCAAATAAGACTTAGCGGCATGCGCGTTGCAGTGgagttggcaaaaaagcTAGGGGAAGAACTTCACTTTGAGGAATTAGACAATGTTGGAGACATATCTTCCGAATTGGGGGTGGAAATGTTGAACGAAGCCGAAGAGATCTTCCCCAAAGATGGTCACGCTGGAGAACAAAGCCGCCTACAAATCCCGAAGACACTGATAGATCCCGATGCCGAGTACTTTAGCGACGACAGTGAATCTGGGGAGAATGTTGGGAAAAGCCATAAAGAGGACGATGACTCGGACTGGAATGATCTTGATGACCATCATTTTTACTCTCTCGATGACAGCGAGGATGACTTGGCTGGTGTGACTTCTCCGCGGTACTTAACAGAATGTTTGGAACTTTTGCGTACGCCAGAGAGCGACTCTTTAGCATATCACAAGCACAAAACTGCGCTGCTGAGCCTACCAGACTTGGTTCGCTCACGTCCAATTGATCTTGTCGATGTCGGCGAGTCACTAGCACGGGAATTGCTGCAGATGGAAAATAAGTTTTCTCTGGACAATTTTGAGACCTCAGTTTCAGTGTCTGTTGTTGCACTACTCGTCATGGATCCCTGCAGTATCGGAAGTGCGGTTGTTCACGAAGTATTCTTGGACAGAGCCTTCGCCAATAGACAATGTGCTCTCCATGTGTTGTCTGACGCAGCTTACGAATTGAGCGGATATCAAGCAATGGAAAATACGATTGATAAACACCGCAG GGCAATAATTGAGAGAACAAAGCAGGGACGGTCTTTGACTGGAGGGGACGGAATAGATGGCGCCCCAAAGACGGTCGCTCGAGCAGACAGGACTCGACGGTGGGGTGGAGCACGCCGATCCGATGACTCTCGCGCCATATCTAATCGTTTCGGGCGAATCGCTCCCGTATGGTTCTATAGACTGTTGCAGGGATTCTGTCAGCTGCAAAATGATGCATCACTTTGGGGCGGAAGAATAGGTTCCATGCTGCTTACGGAGCTGTTCTTGACTCTAGCCAATATAGTTGAATGCTGTGGAGTGCAACCTTGCGGCGATGTTCTAGCGAAAGATCTCTTTCAGCTTGTGTGGAGCTTTCGAAATGCGGATGTTCTTGAAGTGCGTCGGGTCGTTTTATTATGTGCCGCTGTTTCGTTTTGTCAAGTGCGACAACAAAATCAGCCAAAGCTGATAGCAGATGTCACGCAGGGAACCCTATACACCACTTTGCGTGACCTGGAGTTGAACGATCCTGATACGGAATGTAGAGATCTGGCTGGTTTTACTCTGTACAAAATTAAGGAAGCGGTTCAAGCCTCTTTAGCTTCGGACTTTTTATTGTAA